A portion of the Halobacillus ihumii genome contains these proteins:
- a CDS encoding FtsX-like permease family protein, which yields MTFPRLAFINVVRNNQVYLAYFLSSVFSVSVFFIYALFAFHPAFTTEIIGGYVSVGMHFAEAIVYVFSFLFVLYSMSLFLKARKKEFGIFAINGMSDKQLRNLIFLENMLMGSAAIISGICIGLLFAKLLLLISEYALGMSNELPFYWPWEAILLTSISFGVLFLIISFFTTSFVQGSQLIDLFTGNTKPKRAPKASLALSTLSVFLLGGGYAIALLVQEAMVFFAMIPVTIIVIIGTYFFYTQLSVYILQRIRKHKKIYRHKVNIIIVSNLIYRLRDNAQILFMVTIVLTITFSAIGTIVGIRTMLLESTKITQQGIDIVLFIGFFIGAVFFISSASLLYFRLYTDMKEDKREYEMLTKFGVTEKELSTIITTKLGVLFFIPLFVATIHGIISLIAMQNMFSYSLIKESISVIGSFILLQIIYFILIRFQYLTKIKSVLNVKKNSVKR from the coding sequence ATGACTTTTCCAAGATTAGCATTCATTAACGTAGTGAGAAACAACCAAGTTTATTTAGCCTACTTTCTTAGCAGTGTATTCTCGGTTTCTGTTTTCTTTATTTATGCTCTTTTTGCATTCCACCCTGCTTTCACTACAGAGATAATTGGCGGATATGTCTCTGTGGGTATGCATTTCGCAGAAGCAATTGTTTATGTGTTTTCTTTTCTCTTCGTGCTTTATTCGATGAGTTTATTTTTGAAAGCCCGAAAAAAAGAATTTGGTATTTTCGCAATCAATGGGATGTCGGATAAACAATTGCGTAACCTGATTTTTTTGGAAAATATGCTCATGGGATCCGCAGCCATAATTTCAGGAATATGTATTGGACTGCTGTTTGCAAAACTATTGCTTCTAATTAGCGAATATGCCTTAGGAATGTCAAATGAGCTCCCTTTTTATTGGCCCTGGGAAGCCATTCTCTTAACTTCCATTTCATTTGGTGTGCTGTTTTTGATCATTTCATTCTTTACGACTTCTTTTGTCCAGGGTAGTCAATTAATTGATCTCTTTACAGGAAATACAAAACCGAAACGTGCACCCAAAGCATCTCTTGCTTTATCCACTTTATCTGTTTTTCTTTTAGGAGGAGGCTATGCTATCGCGTTGCTCGTACAAGAAGCTATGGTTTTCTTCGCCATGATACCAGTGACCATTATCGTCATAATTGGAACCTACTTCTTTTATACGCAGCTTAGCGTCTATATTCTTCAACGCATAAGAAAACATAAGAAAATCTATCGACATAAAGTGAATATCATCATTGTATCGAACCTAATTTATCGTTTACGTGATAACGCTCAAATTTTATTCATGGTAACGATTGTCCTTACCATAACCTTTTCAGCGATCGGAACCATCGTTGGTATTCGAACCATGCTTCTTGAATCAACGAAAATTACTCAACAAGGTATTGATATTGTCTTGTTTATTGGGTTTTTTATAGGGGCAGTATTTTTCATATCTTCCGCAAGTCTATTATATTTTCGACTTTATACCGATATGAAGGAGGACAAACGCGAGTATGAAATGCTTACAAAATTTGGGGTAACGGAAAAAGAGTTATCAACCATCATTACGACTAAATTAGGCGTCCTCTTTTTTATTCCATTATTCGTTGCCACCATTCATGGCATCATATCCCTTATTGCCATGCAAAACATGTTTAGTTATTCACTTATAAAAGAATCCATTTCGGTCATAGGCAGCTTTATACTATTACAAATAATCTATTTCATTTTAATAAGATTTCAATATCTCACAAAAATCAAAAGTGTATTAAACGTAAAAAAGAACAGTGTAAAACGTTAA
- a CDS encoding YihY/virulence factor BrkB family protein: MKKVISYSKEILDEFQKDNVPILGAAQAYYYLLAIVPMLILLLSILPYLNIDPETAIDFLQNVAPGGTVETYRENIVNLVAQPKGGLLTIGIIGTLWSASSGVNAFIQSSNMAYNVEETRSFIKIRLLSILLTLGMIVAIVVTLTLPIFGDVLINFLQAFLGLPETTVILFQVLRWVISIVVMSVVLMALYHIAPNKTLPFKEILPGAIITAVLWQLISLAFSFYVSNFGNYSATYGSLGGIIILMLWFFITGIILMIGAEINVVHHRRKKANVK; this comes from the coding sequence ATGAAGAAAGTGATTAGTTATTCTAAAGAGATTCTGGATGAATTCCAGAAAGATAATGTTCCGATATTAGGTGCGGCACAAGCATATTATTACTTACTTGCGATTGTTCCTATGCTTATCCTGCTATTATCTATCCTGCCTTATTTAAATATTGATCCTGAAACAGCTATAGATTTCTTGCAAAATGTGGCGCCAGGAGGAACGGTGGAGACGTATCGTGAGAATATTGTCAACCTTGTCGCGCAGCCTAAAGGCGGGCTGCTGACCATTGGTATTATTGGTACATTATGGTCAGCCTCAAGCGGTGTTAACGCATTTATACAATCATCGAATATGGCTTATAATGTAGAAGAGACGAGATCGTTTATTAAGATCAGATTACTATCCATCTTGCTTACACTAGGTATGATTGTAGCGATTGTCGTCACTCTTACTTTGCCAATTTTTGGTGATGTGCTTATTAATTTCTTGCAAGCATTCTTAGGACTGCCCGAGACCACAGTGATCTTATTTCAAGTACTGCGCTGGGTAATTAGTATAGTTGTGATGAGTGTAGTATTAATGGCGTTATATCATATTGCACCAAACAAAACGTTACCCTTTAAAGAGATTTTGCCTGGAGCAATAATTACGGCAGTTCTCTGGCAGCTTATTTCCCTTGCCTTTTCCTTTTATGTCAGCAATTTTGGTAATTATTCGGCGACGTATGGCAGTCTGGGAGGGATCATTATTTTAATGCTTTGGTTCTTTATTACGGGTATTATCCTAATGATTGGCGCAGAGATCAACGTGGTCCATCATCGTAGGAAAAAGGCGAACGTGAAGTAA
- a CDS encoding DUF5344 family protein: protein MSEINIRPNEVEPVFKSLKERTTELNTTNPRPQFPTSTLNLIERIHTIEEKYYQTLDTYKTALIRVEDDISSNIDSFIQTEQRLSEQMKK from the coding sequence ATGTCAGAAATAAATATTAGACCCAATGAAGTGGAACCCGTTTTTAAAAGTTTAAAGGAACGAACTACAGAGTTGAATACAACTAACCCTCGCCCTCAATTTCCAACATCTACACTTAACCTCATCGAAAGAATACACACCATCGAAGAGAAATATTACCAAACGTTAGACACGTATAAGACAGCACTTATAAGAGTGGAAGACGATATCAGTTCCAATATTGATTCTTTTATTCAGACTGAACAAAGATTGTCAGAGCAGATGAAAAAATAG
- a CDS encoding DEAD/DEAH box helicase family protein — translation MEAFPDEISFCYDWRSYQAKALDQLDKHLKDKHFHLVAPPGSGKTVLGLEVMLRLNQPTFIVAPTIAIRNQWADRFQELFLQTKTRPDWISTDIRQPAFLTITTYQSLHSLYRGEQEKDEEEELDEPADSATDESAESQNDVELAMDHLHKIGFKTFILDEAHHLRTAWWQSTIDFRDSLGHPAIVALTATPPYDTSMSEWKKYVDLCGHIDAEISVPELVREAELCPHQDYVYASAPSHEESEPIYAFKEKVRAFQKEIIHNEAFKTLIEQHPWIASSKDHVENILSSPSYFSSLIIYLKKSGSTAWKKAIKTIEANEKDIPDFDLEWLEEMLTGVLFKDDYFAPREAIIKDIHKHLSQIGAVERRKVMLQSTDMINRTLVNSVSKLSSISQIVSFEEKELGKDLRLVILADYIRMKDMPNKTGDEKPLVRLGVIPIFEKIRRELGTQVKIGVLTGSIVIIPSSALPLLQTCADEQHLEFQSSPLAYDEAYIRVEMKAASRQKMVSVMTEVFSLGGIQVLVGTTALLGEGWDAPSINSLILASYVGTFMLSNQMRGRAIRTETGNPMKTANIWHLVCFDPDQRDGGHDFNSLTRRFRSLIGIAVQRETIETGIERMNLQQPPYSQEKIHTANKKMFERASARKELFDRWKKAVEQDGEITEEIISDKRAVPRPFIFRNTLKAMFIFAIINGVQLFFGALDSNTAYAENDFNLAFLFVVALIAILSALPLLKAIKTSLRHSSIESSMVHVGEVVYNTLHYMNLIQTNLEHNQIHAEKNELGFVTCWMEKGTTHEKTVFLKAMEELVDPIENPRYILFRKSSLFFIPRYDYHAIPQEIGRRKENAEFFTKEWEKRVGKVELIYTRTPEGRNKLLTARMKSMSAAFVPKSERISAWR, via the coding sequence ATGGAGGCATTTCCGGATGAGATATCTTTTTGCTATGACTGGCGTTCCTACCAAGCAAAAGCCCTCGATCAGTTAGACAAACATTTGAAAGATAAGCATTTTCATCTGGTAGCTCCGCCTGGTTCCGGTAAAACTGTGTTAGGTTTAGAAGTCATGCTTCGACTGAATCAACCTACATTCATTGTTGCACCGACTATTGCCATTCGTAATCAATGGGCTGATAGATTTCAAGAGTTATTCTTGCAAACTAAAACAAGACCTGATTGGATTTCCACTGATATCCGTCAGCCGGCATTTTTAACCATAACCACCTATCAATCCTTACATAGCCTTTATCGAGGAGAACAAGAGAAGGACGAGGAAGAAGAACTGGATGAACCTGCTGATTCAGCGACAGATGAATCAGCAGAAAGTCAAAATGATGTGGAACTGGCTATGGACCATTTACATAAGATTGGGTTTAAGACCTTCATATTAGACGAAGCCCACCATTTAAGAACAGCCTGGTGGCAGAGTACGATTGACTTTCGCGACAGCCTTGGACATCCGGCGATCGTTGCTTTAACGGCTACCCCGCCTTATGACACCAGCATGTCGGAGTGGAAGAAGTATGTGGATTTATGCGGACACATAGATGCCGAAATTAGTGTCCCTGAACTTGTGAGGGAAGCAGAATTATGCCCCCATCAAGATTATGTCTATGCTTCAGCTCCCTCCCATGAAGAATCTGAGCCGATTTATGCCTTCAAGGAGAAGGTAAGGGCATTTCAAAAAGAAATCATACATAACGAAGCATTTAAAACATTAATTGAACAGCATCCTTGGATCGCTTCTTCCAAAGATCATGTAGAAAATATTCTATCATCACCTTCCTATTTCTCGAGCCTTATCATTTACTTGAAGAAATCAGGCAGTACGGCATGGAAGAAAGCTATTAAAACTATTGAAGCTAATGAAAAGGATATTCCTGATTTTGATTTGGAATGGCTTGAAGAAATGCTTACAGGTGTGCTGTTTAAAGATGATTACTTTGCACCTAGAGAAGCGATTATTAAAGACATTCATAAACACCTTTCACAGATAGGTGCTGTCGAAAGAAGAAAAGTGATGCTGCAGTCTACCGATATGATTAACCGAACATTAGTAAATAGTGTTTCAAAACTCTCAAGCATCAGCCAGATTGTTTCATTTGAGGAAAAAGAATTAGGCAAAGATTTACGATTGGTTATCCTTGCCGATTATATCAGAATGAAAGATATGCCAAATAAAACAGGCGATGAAAAACCACTTGTTCGTCTCGGGGTAATTCCGATCTTTGAAAAGATCCGCAGAGAATTAGGAACTCAAGTGAAAATAGGTGTGTTAACCGGATCGATTGTCATTATTCCAAGTTCAGCGCTTCCGCTTTTGCAAACATGTGCGGACGAACAACATTTAGAATTCCAATCCAGTCCCCTTGCTTATGACGAAGCATATATCCGTGTAGAGATGAAAGCAGCTTCACGCCAAAAGATGGTAAGTGTTATGACAGAAGTGTTTTCATTAGGCGGGATTCAAGTATTAGTGGGGACAACTGCATTGCTAGGGGAAGGGTGGGATGCACCGAGTATTAACTCCTTGATACTCGCCTCCTACGTGGGAACATTCATGCTGTCCAATCAAATGCGCGGTCGAGCAATCCGGACAGAAACTGGTAATCCTATGAAAACAGCCAATATATGGCACCTTGTTTGTTTTGACCCTGATCAACGAGATGGAGGCCATGATTTTAACTCGCTCACCAGAAGATTCCGTTCGTTAATAGGAATCGCGGTCCAAAGAGAAACTATTGAAACCGGCATCGAACGAATGAATTTACAGCAGCCTCCTTATTCTCAGGAGAAAATCCATACCGCAAACAAGAAAATGTTTGAAAGAGCAAGTGCTCGCAAGGAACTTTTCGATCGTTGGAAAAAGGCTGTAGAACAGGATGGAGAAATTACGGAAGAGATCATTTCGGATAAACGAGCAGTTCCTCGTCCTTTTATTTTCAGAAATACACTTAAGGCCATGTTTATCTTTGCCATTATTAATGGTGTGCAACTCTTTTTTGGAGCTCTGGATTCAAACACAGCTTACGCTGAGAATGATTTCAATCTTGCTTTTTTATTTGTGGTAGCTCTCATCGCGATCCTTTCTGCATTGCCATTGTTAAAAGCAATCAAAACTTCCTTGCGCCATTCCTCGATTGAATCCAGTATGGTTCATGTTGGAGAGGTGGTCTACAACACATTACATTATATGAACCTAATCCAAACGAATCTTGAACACAATCAAATTCATGCTGAAAAAAACGAACTCGGTTTTGTTACATGCTGGATGGAAAAAGGAACTACCCATGAAAAAACGGTCTTCCTCAAAGCGATGGAAGAACTTGTCGACCCTATTGAAAACCCAAGGTATATTTTGTTTAGAAAATCAAGCTTATTCTTCATACCACGCTATGATTACCATGCTATACCACAAGAAATTGGACGCAGGAAAGAAAATGCGGAATTTTTCACAAAGGAGTGGGAAAAACGTGTAGGAAAAGTAGAACTTATTTACACAAGGACTCCTGAAGGGCGTAACAAATTGTTAACGGCAAGAATGAAATCCATGTCGGCAGCATTTGTTCCTAAATCAGAACGGATAAGTGCCTGGAGATAA
- a CDS encoding AbrB/MazE/SpoVT family DNA-binding domain-containing protein — MKATGIVRKVDELGRIVLPIELRRSFGINIKAPMEIYVDDDQIIIKNYAPNEETCQVTGEISTNNLVLANDKVILSPKAAKTVIEDLHNYINNNFD; from the coding sequence ATGAAGGCTACGGGCATTGTGCGCAAAGTTGATGAATTGGGGAGAATTGTTTTACCAATAGAACTCAGAAGATCCTTTGGAATTAATATAAAAGCCCCCATGGAAATATACGTAGACGATGACCAAATAATCATAAAAAATTATGCACCAAATGAAGAGACTTGTCAGGTAACAGGTGAAATATCAACAAACAATTTGGTCCTTGCAAATGACAAAGTAATATTGAGTCCAAAAGCTGCCAAAACAGTAATAGAGGACTTACATAATTACATAAACAATAATTTTGATTAG
- a CDS encoding LXG domain-containing protein: MKVLNVSEVIQGIDEIIQKKEQEKEQVLTLRDEMNKVIGLGDALKGEGGEAIKEHFITLHFPAIILFNQFQQQYIDVLKEIQRAIGEYESQDGLVREGFIESDIENGLNRLENITHDIVNDIRNHYDSVGDLINPMSLSTSRLDQSIFQARRQNAETVNGLRELDETSSSQLESPEQSIDQIQQFVSKLTSWTKNGVFLTEAQINQVENYFGESNTIQDMIDSAMKLSVEQGDSTPKGDVAQWLSDLGKLNGAYNVAKGIIAASVLSSGMLKLTQDRKGNFIVAASSAWKQDINKKYGSNLASNLHKLLKTGNKSANPVLNKYLGKYNNAPSGVLREMINLEGGTTRISFGKVANKYTNVLVLDENMLKKYKWDVDMKATTKQFSDAKTISKFAKRIPYVGIGFSVMTNSGEFYSDTNKHKSGLEKTGRFAAGLGLDVGVAGLTTGGAAIGTMICPGVGTIIGGAVGAGVGIIGSWIVEDTVKDWGEDAGRWLDEQVEGAIEWGEETGKKLEEGIDDLISGSGKFISNFFN; this comes from the coding sequence ATGAAGGTATTGAATGTATCCGAAGTGATTCAGGGGATAGATGAAATCATTCAAAAAAAGGAGCAGGAAAAGGAACAAGTTCTTACTCTAAGAGATGAAATGAATAAAGTAATTGGTTTAGGTGATGCCCTTAAAGGGGAAGGCGGGGAAGCTATAAAGGAACATTTCATTACCTTGCACTTTCCGGCTATTATCCTGTTCAATCAATTCCAGCAACAATATATAGATGTGCTCAAAGAGATCCAGCGTGCTATTGGCGAATATGAAAGCCAAGATGGGTTAGTAAGGGAAGGCTTTATTGAAAGTGATATTGAAAACGGATTGAATCGATTAGAGAACATAACCCACGATATTGTGAATGATATAAGGAACCATTATGACTCAGTAGGGGATTTAATTAACCCTATGAGTCTATCTACTTCTCGTCTTGACCAGTCCATCTTTCAGGCAAGACGGCAAAACGCGGAGACTGTTAATGGTTTAAGAGAGCTTGATGAAACAAGTTCTTCACAACTGGAGTCTCCTGAGCAATCCATAGATCAGATTCAACAATTTGTTTCGAAACTAACATCGTGGACGAAAAATGGGGTATTTCTGACTGAGGCTCAAATCAATCAAGTGGAGAATTATTTTGGAGAATCGAACACCATTCAGGATATGATTGATAGTGCTATGAAGCTATCTGTAGAACAAGGAGATTCTACCCCTAAAGGTGATGTAGCCCAATGGCTTTCCGATTTAGGAAAATTAAACGGTGCCTATAATGTTGCGAAAGGCATCATTGCAGCAAGTGTGCTAAGCAGTGGAATGCTGAAATTGACCCAGGATAGAAAAGGCAATTTTATTGTGGCGGCTTCTTCAGCGTGGAAGCAAGATATCAATAAGAAATATGGATCCAACTTAGCTAGCAATCTTCACAAACTATTAAAGACAGGAAACAAGTCTGCCAACCCAGTACTTAATAAATACTTAGGGAAATATAACAACGCTCCAAGCGGGGTACTCAGGGAAATGATTAATCTAGAAGGGGGAACGACTCGGATTAGTTTCGGCAAAGTTGCGAACAAATACACGAATGTGTTAGTTCTCGACGAAAATATGCTTAAAAAGTACAAATGGGATGTTGATATGAAAGCAACGACAAAACAATTCTCGGATGCTAAGACTATTTCTAAGTTTGCCAAGCGTATCCCTTATGTGGGGATAGGGTTCTCTGTTATGACTAATTCCGGGGAATTTTACAGTGATACCAATAAGCATAAGTCAGGATTGGAAAAAACGGGTCGGTTTGCTGCAGGTCTCGGATTAGATGTCGGGGTTGCAGGTCTGACAACCGGTGGAGCTGCCATTGGTACGATGATTTGTCCAGGTGTAGGAACCATTATTGGCGGAGCAGTGGGAGCTGGAGTTGGTATTATTGGGTCCTGGATCGTTGAGGATACTGTGAAAGACTGGGGCGAGGATGCCGGAAGATGGCTGGATGAGCAAGTAGAAGGAGCTATAGAATGGGGAGAGGAGACAGGGAAAAAGTTAGAAGAGGGGATAGATGATCTTATCTCAGGTTCTGGAAAGTTCATCTCAAACTTTTTCAATTAA
- a CDS encoding YbaN family protein: MKLVIQVSLIIIGSLSLALGIIGIVLPLIPTTPFLLLSAACFVRSSNRLYQWLIHNKWFGSYIQNFRSGKGIPLKAKVLGVATLWISIIYSAFFIVPLVFVRIIMMLVAAYFTWFILSQKTLR, translated from the coding sequence ATGAAATTAGTGATACAAGTTAGCTTAATTATTATTGGCAGCCTGTCTCTAGCCCTAGGTATAATAGGGATTGTGCTGCCTTTAATACCGACTACACCATTTTTATTACTTTCAGCTGCATGTTTTGTACGAAGCTCGAATAGACTTTACCAATGGCTTATCCATAATAAGTGGTTCGGGAGCTATATTCAAAACTTTCGTTCAGGAAAGGGAATTCCCTTAAAAGCGAAGGTGCTCGGAGTTGCCACGTTGTGGATTTCCATTATCTATTCTGCTTTTTTTATTGTACCGTTAGTGTTCGTACGAATCATCATGATGTTAGTGGCGGCCTACTTTACGTGGTTCATTCTGTCTCAAAAGACACTGAGATGA
- a CDS encoding dipeptide epimerase: MKIINLGCKKRSVKLKQPFKTSLRSVTEIDVVDVHIELENGVSGLGSAASTWQITGESLEGIMTAVNGPLKQAVMNKEILFLNKVIMDLEKSCAGNTSAKAAVDIALHDAYCKLFNLPLYALLGGYTNQLETDMTVSIDDPRVMYQSAREKVAEGFNVLKIKVGNDERLDLLRIEKVREAAGDDVLLRLDANQGWISKQAVHIIQFMEREKWGIELVEQPVPANDLEGLKFVRDHVSTPIMADESVFTPRDASRLVQLGAVDLINIKLMKCGGIRRAWQIADMCEAAGIQCMIGSMMESMVSVTAASHLAAAHPNITYYDLDAPIWMTDENMKGGMQFEGNKIHLSDAPGIGFN, encoded by the coding sequence GTGAAGATTATTAATCTAGGCTGTAAGAAGCGATCAGTTAAACTGAAACAGCCATTTAAAACATCCCTAAGAAGCGTGACAGAGATTGATGTAGTAGATGTGCATATTGAATTGGAGAATGGCGTATCCGGATTGGGATCAGCTGCTTCTACTTGGCAAATTACTGGTGAATCATTGGAAGGGATCATGACTGCTGTTAACGGTCCGCTCAAGCAGGCTGTAATGAATAAAGAGATTCTTTTCCTTAACAAAGTGATTATGGATCTAGAGAAAAGCTGTGCGGGCAATACCAGTGCTAAAGCGGCAGTGGATATCGCTTTACATGATGCCTATTGCAAACTGTTTAACTTGCCGCTTTATGCGCTGCTTGGAGGTTATACAAACCAGCTGGAAACAGATATGACTGTCAGCATCGATGATCCCCGTGTGATGTATCAATCTGCAAGGGAAAAAGTGGCGGAAGGATTTAATGTATTAAAAATTAAGGTCGGCAATGATGAGAGACTAGATCTCCTTCGTATTGAAAAAGTACGAGAAGCAGCGGGTGATGATGTCTTGCTGCGACTGGACGCAAATCAAGGCTGGATTAGCAAGCAAGCTGTTCATATCATTCAATTTATGGAACGGGAGAAGTGGGGGATTGAGCTTGTAGAGCAGCCTGTCCCTGCCAATGACCTGGAAGGATTGAAATTCGTCAGGGACCACGTTTCAACTCCGATTATGGCGGACGAAAGTGTCTTTACCCCAAGAGATGCATCACGACTCGTCCAGCTTGGGGCAGTGGATCTCATAAATATTAAGTTAATGAAGTGTGGCGGAATTCGCCGTGCCTGGCAGATCGCTGATATGTGTGAAGCGGCAGGCATTCAATGCATGATCGGGAGCATGATGGAATCGATGGTTTCTGTAACAGCAGCAAGCCATCTGGCAGCTGCACATCCAAACATTACCTATTATGATTTAGATGCTCCTATATGGATGACTGATGAAAACATGAAGGGAGGTATGCAATTCGAAGGAAATAAGATTCACTTATCAGATGCCCCTGGGATTGGTTTTAACTAA
- a CDS encoding DUF3870 domain-containing protein encodes MYASGTCYVVGEAKSPGNNPITKKYDGFFIGFVIDPETDLIVDVECTAMMGITVKFVQSLFAGRSILDYDGAAKEVQARYFGSSQKALIVAFKQAYYKYKEALNK; translated from the coding sequence GTGTATGCCAGTGGAACTTGTTATGTAGTCGGGGAGGCAAAATCCCCAGGTAATAACCCTATCACGAAAAAGTATGATGGTTTTTTCATAGGGTTCGTTATTGATCCAGAAACAGATCTCATTGTGGATGTGGAGTGCACTGCCATGATGGGAATTACCGTTAAGTTTGTGCAAAGTCTTTTTGCAGGGCGGAGTATATTGGATTATGACGGGGCTGCTAAAGAGGTACAGGCACGCTATTTTGGCTCTTCTCAAAAAGCATTAATTGTAGCTTTTAAACAAGCCTATTATAAATATAAAGAAGCACTAAATAAGTAG
- a CDS encoding DUF819 domain-containing protein — protein MIEGGFLYLGVVVGLAGLIAYFESSTKSKFFKYVPGIVLIYFSGAILKTSGIIGETESIDSTYGSVRDALLPMLILLMLLNCDLRKLVKLGPKMLIGYVAASFSIILGFVLTFLMFQGLYAPETWQAFGALAGSWTGGSANMVIIQGILDVPENIFGYALIMDTVNYSTWVMIMFWLVPFATVFNKWAKADTSHLDEITADLKEEHEEKQQKSISFVHIMGLISIAIFTSAVAAKFGELLPEFGTVVNATTWTIFIVSIVGVLLAMTRISKVPGSMDIANVLLYIVIALIASRADFTQLFQAPIYIVSGFVILAIHGLVLMLVAKLFKMDLFTLGVSSLANIGGMASAPLLAGTYHRSLIPIGVLMALAGSFLGTYYGLLVAKILSFL, from the coding sequence ATGATTGAAGGAGGATTTTTGTACCTTGGTGTGGTCGTTGGCCTGGCGGGTTTGATCGCCTACTTCGAATCGAGCACCAAGAGCAAGTTCTTTAAGTATGTGCCAGGTATTGTATTGATTTATTTTAGCGGCGCAATCTTGAAAACAAGCGGCATTATCGGAGAGACGGAGTCGATTGATTCGACGTATGGTTCAGTAAGAGATGCTTTATTACCGATGTTAATTTTATTAATGTTATTGAACTGTGACTTAAGAAAGCTAGTTAAACTTGGACCTAAAATGTTAATTGGCTACGTGGCGGCCTCATTTAGTATCATCCTCGGTTTCGTGCTCACCTTTTTAATGTTCCAGGGGTTATATGCACCTGAAACTTGGCAGGCTTTCGGAGCGCTGGCAGGAAGCTGGACGGGCGGATCAGCGAATATGGTGATTATTCAGGGGATCCTCGATGTGCCTGAGAACATATTCGGTTATGCTTTGATCATGGATACGGTCAATTATTCAACATGGGTCATGATTATGTTCTGGCTTGTTCCTTTTGCGACGGTTTTCAATAAATGGGCAAAGGCCGATACATCTCATCTTGATGAAATTACAGCTGATTTGAAGGAAGAACACGAGGAAAAACAGCAAAAGTCCATTTCATTTGTGCACATAATGGGTTTGATCTCTATCGCCATTTTTACTTCAGCCGTAGCTGCTAAATTTGGGGAGCTGCTTCCTGAATTCGGAACAGTAGTCAATGCAACAACGTGGACGATTTTCATTGTGTCTATTGTCGGGGTATTGCTTGCCATGACTCGAATTTCAAAGGTCCCTGGTTCAATGGATATAGCAAATGTATTGCTTTATATTGTGATCGCCTTAATTGCTTCCCGAGCTGACTTCACCCAGTTGTTCCAAGCGCCAATCTATATCGTATCTGGCTTCGTCATTTTAGCGATTCATGGATTGGTCCTTATGCTGGTAGCTAAGTTGTTTAAGATGGATCTCTTCACGTTAGGTGTGTCGAGCCTTGCGAATATTGGCGGTATGGCTTCAGCACCATTACTTGCAGGGACCTATCACAGGTCTTTAATTCCTATCGGGGTGTTAATGGCTCTCGCTGGTTCATTCCTTGGTACCTATTACGGATTACTTGTAGCAAAAATTCTATCATTCTTGTAG
- a CDS encoding YwqH-like family protein, which yields MIESEYMIRSLTNDIWSLTNRIQSNAEDINRLEQAKTNILKEQEELAVQKKLVFDPELSTDSWAGKHAAEFLNIRSDIEQAYTTISNQKVESLLERITSEITRLQNLNSSLSQSVESKENHMNAIKSK from the coding sequence GTGATAGAAAGTGAGTACATGATTAGGTCTTTAACAAACGACATTTGGTCGCTTACTAATAGGATCCAATCCAATGCAGAAGATATCAACAGATTAGAACAAGCTAAGACCAACATTTTAAAGGAACAAGAGGAACTGGCGGTGCAAAAAAAGCTCGTTTTTGACCCGGAGTTGTCAACTGATTCTTGGGCAGGCAAGCATGCCGCAGAATTTCTAAATATAAGAAGCGACATAGAGCAGGCTTATACAACTATCTCGAACCAAAAGGTAGAATCTCTGCTTGAAAGAATAACAAGTGAAATAACTCGGTTACAGAATCTTAATTCAAGTTTGTCCCAATCGGTAGAATCAAAAGAAAATCATATGAATGCTATAAAAAGCAAGTAG